From one Sylvia atricapilla isolate bSylAtr1 chromosome 21, bSylAtr1.pri, whole genome shotgun sequence genomic stretch:
- the MTM1 gene encoding myotubularin isoform X2, translated as MASSSTPKYNSNSLENSSSKRTLKDGTNWEQNEEIPRLPGETRVTDKDVIYMCPFNGPVKGRVYITNYRLYLRSVENDPVVILNVPLGVISRIEKMGGASSRGENSYGLDITCKDMRNLRFALKQEGHSRRDIFEVLTKYAFPQSHNLLFFAFVNEEKFPENGWMVYNPMSEYRRQGLPNERWRVTFINEHYGLCDTYPSLLVVPYNATDEDLKKVAAFRSRNRIPVLSWIHPETQAVIMRCSQPLVGMSGKRNKDDERYLDIIREANGQISKLTIYDARPNVNAVANKATGGGYEGEDAYPNAELFFLDIHNIHVMRESLKKLKDIVYPNVEESHWLSSLESTHWLEHIKLVLTGAIQVADKVSSGRSSVLVHCSDGWDRTAQLTSLAMLMLDSYYRTIEGFEVLVQKEWISFGHKFASRIGHGDKNHADADRSPIFLQFIDCVWQMSKQFPTAFEFNEQFLITILDHLYSCRFGTFLYNSEFLREKEKVTEKTLSLWSLINSEKSKYTNPFYSKELNRALYPVASMRHLELWVNYYIRWNPRIRQQPNPVEQRYMELLALRDDYIRRLEELQITNNSKISNSSASSTSPSQMVSQVQTHF; from the exons ATGGCCTCATCCTCAACACCTAAATATAATTCAAACTCCTTGGAGAACTCCTCGAGTAAACGG ACTCTAAAAGATGGAACTAACTGggaacaaaatgaagaaataccTCGTCTGCCAGGAGAGACCAGAGTTACAG ACAAAGATGTTATTTATATGTGTCCATTTAATGGCCCAGTTAAAGGAAGAGTGTACATCACAAACTACAGGCTGTACCTAAGAAGTGTGGAAAAT GATCCAGTTGTGATACTGAATGTTCCATTGGGTGTAATTTCAAGGATTGAAAAAATGGGAGGAGCTTcaagcagaggagaaaactcTTATGGATTAGATATAACCTGTAAA GATATGAGGAATTTACGGTTTGCATTAAAACAAGAAGGGCACAGTAGAAGAGATATATTTGAAGTCCTCACAAAATATGCTTTTCCCCAGTCACATAACCTG cttttttttgcctttgtaaaCGAAGAAAAGTTTCCTGAAAATGGATGGATGGTGTATAACCCCATGTCTGAATACAGGAGACAG GGGCTGCCTAACGAGCGGTGGCGAGTGACTTTCATTAACGAGCACTACGGGCTGTGTGACACGTACCCCTCGCTCCTGGTCGTGCCCTACAACGCCACGGATGAGGATCTCAAGAAAGTTGCTGCCTTCAGGTCCCGAAATAGAATCCCA GTTCTCTCCTGGATCCATCCAGAGACTCAAGCTGTCATCATGCGCTGCAGTCAGCCCCTGGTGGGAATGAGTGGCAAGAGGAATAAAGATGATGAAAGGTACCTTGATATCATCAGGGAGGCCAATGGGCAGATCTCCAAACTGACCATCTATGATGCAAGGCCCAATGTCAATGCAGTTGCAAACAAG GCAACTGGGGGAGGATATGAAGGTGAAGATGCATATCCCAATGCAGAACTTTTCTTCTTGGACATTCACAATATTCATGTCATGCGGGAATCTTTGAAGAAGCTGAAGGACATTGTTTATCCCAACGTGGAAGAATCACACTGGTTGTCAAGTCTGGAGTCAACCCATTGGTTAGAACATATAAAG CTGGTGCTGACAGGAGCCATCCAGGTGGCAGACAAGGTGTCGTCGGGCCGCAGCTCGGTGCTGGTTCACTGCAGCGACGGCTGGGACCGCACGGCTCAGCTCACCTCGCTGGCCATGCTCATGCTGGACAGCTACTACAGGACCATTGAAGGCTTTGAAGTCCTGGTGCAGAAAGAGTGGATAAGCTTTGGACATAAGTTTGCATCG AGAATAGGCCACGGAGATAAAAATCATGCTGATGCAGACAGATCACCCATCTTCCTCCAGTTTATTGATTGTGTGTGGCAGATGTCTAAACAG TTTCCTACGGCCTTTGAATTCAATGAGCAGTTCCTGATTACAATCCTGGATCACTTGTACAGCTGCCGGTTTGGCACTTTCCTATATAACAGCGAgtttctcagagaaaaagag AAAGTGACTGAGAAAACGTTATCATTATGGTCTTTGATAAACAGTGAAAAATCGAAATACACCAACCCTTTTTATAGTAAGGAGCTGAATCGAGCACTCTATCCAGTAGCCAGCATGAGGCATTTGGAGCTCTGGGTCAATTACTACATCAGGTGGAACCCAAGGATTCGGCAACAA CCCAACCCCGTGGAGCAGCGTTACATGGAGCTCCTTGCCTTGCGTGATGATTATATCAGGAGACTCGAAGAGCTTCAGATCACAAATAATTCTAAGATATCCAATTCATCAGCCTCATCAACATCTCCCTCACAAATGGTGTCCCAAgtacaaacacatttttga
- the MTM1 gene encoding myotubularin isoform X1, whose protein sequence is MASSSTPKYNSNSLENSSSKRTLKDGTNWEQNEEIPRLPGETRVTDKDVIYMCPFNGPVKGRVYITNYRLYLRSVENDPVVILNVPLGVISRIEKMGGASSRGENSYGLDITCKDMRNLRFALKQEGHSRRDIFEVLTKYAFPQSHNLLFFAFVNEEKFPENGWMVYNPMSEYRRQGLPNERWRVTFINEHYGLCDTYPSLLVVPYNATDEDLKKVAAFRSRNRIPVLSWIHPETQAVIMRCSQPLVGMSGKRNKDDERYLDIIREANGQISKLTIYDARPNVNAVANKATGGGYEGEDAYPNAELFFLDIHNIHVMRESLKKLKDIVYPNVEESHWLSSLESTHWLEHIKLVLTGAIQVADKVSSGRSSVLVHCSDGWDRTAQLTSLAMLMLDSYYRTIEGFEVLVQKEWISFGHKFASRIGHGDKNHADADRSPIFLQFIDCVWQMSKQFPTAFEFNEQFLITILDHLYSCRFGTFLYNSEFLREKEKVTEKTLSLWSLINSEKSKYTNPFYSKELNRALYPVASMRHLELWVNYYIRWNPRIRQQQPNPVEQRYMELLALRDDYIRRLEELQITNNSKISNSSASSTSPSQMVSQVQTHF, encoded by the exons ATGGCCTCATCCTCAACACCTAAATATAATTCAAACTCCTTGGAGAACTCCTCGAGTAAACGG ACTCTAAAAGATGGAACTAACTGggaacaaaatgaagaaataccTCGTCTGCCAGGAGAGACCAGAGTTACAG ACAAAGATGTTATTTATATGTGTCCATTTAATGGCCCAGTTAAAGGAAGAGTGTACATCACAAACTACAGGCTGTACCTAAGAAGTGTGGAAAAT GATCCAGTTGTGATACTGAATGTTCCATTGGGTGTAATTTCAAGGATTGAAAAAATGGGAGGAGCTTcaagcagaggagaaaactcTTATGGATTAGATATAACCTGTAAA GATATGAGGAATTTACGGTTTGCATTAAAACAAGAAGGGCACAGTAGAAGAGATATATTTGAAGTCCTCACAAAATATGCTTTTCCCCAGTCACATAACCTG cttttttttgcctttgtaaaCGAAGAAAAGTTTCCTGAAAATGGATGGATGGTGTATAACCCCATGTCTGAATACAGGAGACAG GGGCTGCCTAACGAGCGGTGGCGAGTGACTTTCATTAACGAGCACTACGGGCTGTGTGACACGTACCCCTCGCTCCTGGTCGTGCCCTACAACGCCACGGATGAGGATCTCAAGAAAGTTGCTGCCTTCAGGTCCCGAAATAGAATCCCA GTTCTCTCCTGGATCCATCCAGAGACTCAAGCTGTCATCATGCGCTGCAGTCAGCCCCTGGTGGGAATGAGTGGCAAGAGGAATAAAGATGATGAAAGGTACCTTGATATCATCAGGGAGGCCAATGGGCAGATCTCCAAACTGACCATCTATGATGCAAGGCCCAATGTCAATGCAGTTGCAAACAAG GCAACTGGGGGAGGATATGAAGGTGAAGATGCATATCCCAATGCAGAACTTTTCTTCTTGGACATTCACAATATTCATGTCATGCGGGAATCTTTGAAGAAGCTGAAGGACATTGTTTATCCCAACGTGGAAGAATCACACTGGTTGTCAAGTCTGGAGTCAACCCATTGGTTAGAACATATAAAG CTGGTGCTGACAGGAGCCATCCAGGTGGCAGACAAGGTGTCGTCGGGCCGCAGCTCGGTGCTGGTTCACTGCAGCGACGGCTGGGACCGCACGGCTCAGCTCACCTCGCTGGCCATGCTCATGCTGGACAGCTACTACAGGACCATTGAAGGCTTTGAAGTCCTGGTGCAGAAAGAGTGGATAAGCTTTGGACATAAGTTTGCATCG AGAATAGGCCACGGAGATAAAAATCATGCTGATGCAGACAGATCACCCATCTTCCTCCAGTTTATTGATTGTGTGTGGCAGATGTCTAAACAG TTTCCTACGGCCTTTGAATTCAATGAGCAGTTCCTGATTACAATCCTGGATCACTTGTACAGCTGCCGGTTTGGCACTTTCCTATATAACAGCGAgtttctcagagaaaaagag AAAGTGACTGAGAAAACGTTATCATTATGGTCTTTGATAAACAGTGAAAAATCGAAATACACCAACCCTTTTTATAGTAAGGAGCTGAATCGAGCACTCTATCCAGTAGCCAGCATGAGGCATTTGGAGCTCTGGGTCAATTACTACATCAGGTGGAACCCAAGGATTCGGCAACAA CAGCCCAACCCCGTGGAGCAGCGTTACATGGAGCTCCTTGCCTTGCGTGATGATTATATCAGGAGACTCGAAGAGCTTCAGATCACAAATAATTCTAAGATATCCAATTCATCAGCCTCATCAACATCTCCCTCACAAATGGTGTCCCAAgtacaaacacatttttga
- the MTM1 gene encoding myotubularin isoform X3: MASSSTPKYNSNSLENSSSKRTLKDGTNWEQNEEIPRLPGETRVTDKDVIYMCPFNGPVKGRVYITNYRLYLRSVENDPVVILNVPLGVISRIEKMGGASSRGENSYGLDITCKDMRNLRFALKQEGHSRRDIFEVLTKYAFPQSHNLLFFAFVNEEKFPENGWMVYNPMSEYRRQGLPNERWRVTFINEHYGLCDTYPSLLVVPYNATDEDLKKVAAFRSRNRIPVLSWIHPETQAVIMRCSQPLVGMSGKRNKDDERYLDIIREANGQISKLTIYDARPNVNAVANKATGGGYEGEDAYPNAELFFLDIHNIHVMRESLKKLKDIVYPNVEESHWLSSLESTHWLEHIKLVLTGAIQVADKVSSGRSSVLVHCSDGWDRTAQLTSLAMLMLDSYYRTIEGFEVLVQKEWISFGHKFASRIGHGDKNHADADRSPIFLQFIDCVWQMSKQQKASSGIAPNSLNGICCFV; the protein is encoded by the exons ATGGCCTCATCCTCAACACCTAAATATAATTCAAACTCCTTGGAGAACTCCTCGAGTAAACGG ACTCTAAAAGATGGAACTAACTGggaacaaaatgaagaaataccTCGTCTGCCAGGAGAGACCAGAGTTACAG ACAAAGATGTTATTTATATGTGTCCATTTAATGGCCCAGTTAAAGGAAGAGTGTACATCACAAACTACAGGCTGTACCTAAGAAGTGTGGAAAAT GATCCAGTTGTGATACTGAATGTTCCATTGGGTGTAATTTCAAGGATTGAAAAAATGGGAGGAGCTTcaagcagaggagaaaactcTTATGGATTAGATATAACCTGTAAA GATATGAGGAATTTACGGTTTGCATTAAAACAAGAAGGGCACAGTAGAAGAGATATATTTGAAGTCCTCACAAAATATGCTTTTCCCCAGTCACATAACCTG cttttttttgcctttgtaaaCGAAGAAAAGTTTCCTGAAAATGGATGGATGGTGTATAACCCCATGTCTGAATACAGGAGACAG GGGCTGCCTAACGAGCGGTGGCGAGTGACTTTCATTAACGAGCACTACGGGCTGTGTGACACGTACCCCTCGCTCCTGGTCGTGCCCTACAACGCCACGGATGAGGATCTCAAGAAAGTTGCTGCCTTCAGGTCCCGAAATAGAATCCCA GTTCTCTCCTGGATCCATCCAGAGACTCAAGCTGTCATCATGCGCTGCAGTCAGCCCCTGGTGGGAATGAGTGGCAAGAGGAATAAAGATGATGAAAGGTACCTTGATATCATCAGGGAGGCCAATGGGCAGATCTCCAAACTGACCATCTATGATGCAAGGCCCAATGTCAATGCAGTTGCAAACAAG GCAACTGGGGGAGGATATGAAGGTGAAGATGCATATCCCAATGCAGAACTTTTCTTCTTGGACATTCACAATATTCATGTCATGCGGGAATCTTTGAAGAAGCTGAAGGACATTGTTTATCCCAACGTGGAAGAATCACACTGGTTGTCAAGTCTGGAGTCAACCCATTGGTTAGAACATATAAAG CTGGTGCTGACAGGAGCCATCCAGGTGGCAGACAAGGTGTCGTCGGGCCGCAGCTCGGTGCTGGTTCACTGCAGCGACGGCTGGGACCGCACGGCTCAGCTCACCTCGCTGGCCATGCTCATGCTGGACAGCTACTACAGGACCATTGAAGGCTTTGAAGTCCTGGTGCAGAAAGAGTGGATAAGCTTTGGACATAAGTTTGCATCG AGAATAGGCCACGGAGATAAAAATCATGCTGATGCAGACAGATCACCCATCTTCCTCCAGTTTATTGATTGTGTGTGGCAGATGTCTAAACAG CAAAAAGCTTCTTCAGGAATTGCACCCAACTCTCTTAATGGGatctgctgttttgtttga
- the MTM1 gene encoding myotubularin isoform X4, translated as MASSSTPKYNSNSLENSSSKRTLKDGTNWEQNEEIPRLPGETRVTDKDVIYMCPFNGPVKGRVYITNYRLYLRSVENDPVVILNVPLGVISRIEKMGGASSRGENSYGLDITCKDMRNLRFALKQEGHSRRDIFEVLTKYAFPQSHNLLFFAFVNEEKFPENGWMVYNPMSEYRRQGLPNERWRVTFINEHYGLCDTYPSLLVVPYNATDEDLKKVAAFRSRNRIPVLSWIHPETQAVIMRCSQPLVGMSGKRNKDDERYLDIIREANGQISKLTIYDARPNVNAVANKATGGGYEGEDAYPNAELFFLDIHNIHVMRESLKKLKDIVYPNVEESHWLSSLESTHWLEHIKLVLTGAIQVADKVSSGRSSVLVHCSDGWDRTAQLTSLAMLMLDSYYRTIEGFEVLVQKEWISFGHKFASRIGHGDKNHADADRSPIFLQFIDCVWQMSKQ; from the exons ATGGCCTCATCCTCAACACCTAAATATAATTCAAACTCCTTGGAGAACTCCTCGAGTAAACGG ACTCTAAAAGATGGAACTAACTGggaacaaaatgaagaaataccTCGTCTGCCAGGAGAGACCAGAGTTACAG ACAAAGATGTTATTTATATGTGTCCATTTAATGGCCCAGTTAAAGGAAGAGTGTACATCACAAACTACAGGCTGTACCTAAGAAGTGTGGAAAAT GATCCAGTTGTGATACTGAATGTTCCATTGGGTGTAATTTCAAGGATTGAAAAAATGGGAGGAGCTTcaagcagaggagaaaactcTTATGGATTAGATATAACCTGTAAA GATATGAGGAATTTACGGTTTGCATTAAAACAAGAAGGGCACAGTAGAAGAGATATATTTGAAGTCCTCACAAAATATGCTTTTCCCCAGTCACATAACCTG cttttttttgcctttgtaaaCGAAGAAAAGTTTCCTGAAAATGGATGGATGGTGTATAACCCCATGTCTGAATACAGGAGACAG GGGCTGCCTAACGAGCGGTGGCGAGTGACTTTCATTAACGAGCACTACGGGCTGTGTGACACGTACCCCTCGCTCCTGGTCGTGCCCTACAACGCCACGGATGAGGATCTCAAGAAAGTTGCTGCCTTCAGGTCCCGAAATAGAATCCCA GTTCTCTCCTGGATCCATCCAGAGACTCAAGCTGTCATCATGCGCTGCAGTCAGCCCCTGGTGGGAATGAGTGGCAAGAGGAATAAAGATGATGAAAGGTACCTTGATATCATCAGGGAGGCCAATGGGCAGATCTCCAAACTGACCATCTATGATGCAAGGCCCAATGTCAATGCAGTTGCAAACAAG GCAACTGGGGGAGGATATGAAGGTGAAGATGCATATCCCAATGCAGAACTTTTCTTCTTGGACATTCACAATATTCATGTCATGCGGGAATCTTTGAAGAAGCTGAAGGACATTGTTTATCCCAACGTGGAAGAATCACACTGGTTGTCAAGTCTGGAGTCAACCCATTGGTTAGAACATATAAAG CTGGTGCTGACAGGAGCCATCCAGGTGGCAGACAAGGTGTCGTCGGGCCGCAGCTCGGTGCTGGTTCACTGCAGCGACGGCTGGGACCGCACGGCTCAGCTCACCTCGCTGGCCATGCTCATGCTGGACAGCTACTACAGGACCATTGAAGGCTTTGAAGTCCTGGTGCAGAAAGAGTGGATAAGCTTTGGACATAAGTTTGCATCG AGAATAGGCCACGGAGATAAAAATCATGCTGATGCAGACAGATCACCCATCTTCCTCCAGTTTATTGATTGTGTGTGGCAGATGTCTAAACAG TGA